The following are from one region of the Sandaracinus amylolyticus genome:
- a CDS encoding GNAT family N-acetyltransferase, which produces MEIRVIERVAEVEATAWNALVGDDDPFVEHAFLDALEVSGSVGEGTGWLPMHVTAWEGERLVGALPLYAKDDSWGEFIFDFQWARAAQQSRIAYYPKLTSMVPFTPATGRRLLIAEGVDRAAVIRALFDAARGAAEELRASSLHVLFVNDDERRELVEIAQLRPRLSIQFHWHNEGWSSFDEYLDAFRAPARKQVRRERREVAESGIDVRVKLGPELDDDEWRALGTFYRMNCARHGSYPYLTPKFFERVRETNAERLVAVLAYRGGAPIAGSINFEKGAHLYGRYWGCVEDTEFLHFEVCYYRLIERAIEKKMRRFEAGAQGTHKLKRGLMPSPIHSAHWLRHPRLAAAIDDYLPREAFAVQQEIEELAASGPFKRG; this is translated from the coding sequence GTGGAGATCCGAGTGATCGAGCGCGTCGCGGAGGTCGAGGCCACCGCGTGGAACGCGCTCGTCGGAGACGACGATCCTTTCGTCGAGCACGCGTTCCTCGATGCGCTCGAGGTGAGCGGCAGCGTCGGCGAAGGCACGGGTTGGCTGCCGATGCACGTCACGGCGTGGGAGGGCGAGCGCCTCGTCGGCGCGTTGCCTCTCTACGCGAAGGACGACAGCTGGGGCGAGTTCATCTTCGACTTCCAGTGGGCGCGCGCCGCGCAGCAGTCGCGCATCGCGTACTACCCGAAGCTCACGTCGATGGTGCCGTTCACCCCGGCGACCGGACGGCGCTTGTTGATCGCGGAGGGCGTCGATCGCGCCGCGGTGATCCGCGCGCTCTTCGACGCGGCGCGCGGCGCAGCGGAGGAGCTCCGCGCGTCGTCGCTGCACGTGCTCTTCGTGAACGACGACGAGCGACGCGAGCTCGTCGAGATCGCGCAGCTGCGCCCGCGCTTGTCGATCCAATTCCACTGGCACAACGAGGGCTGGTCGAGCTTCGACGAGTACCTCGACGCGTTCCGCGCGCCCGCGCGCAAACAGGTGCGGCGAGAGCGACGCGAGGTCGCGGAGAGCGGCATCGACGTGCGCGTGAAGCTCGGCCCCGAGCTCGACGACGACGAGTGGCGCGCGCTCGGCACGTTCTATCGGATGAACTGCGCGCGGCACGGCTCGTATCCGTACCTCACGCCGAAGTTCTTCGAGCGCGTCCGCGAGACGAACGCGGAGCGCCTCGTCGCGGTGCTCGCGTATCGAGGAGGCGCGCCGATCGCGGGCTCGATCAACTTCGAGAAGGGCGCGCACCTCTACGGCCGCTACTGGGGCTGCGTGGAGGACACCGAGTTCCTCCACTTCGAGGTCTGCTACTACCGCCTCATCGAGCGCGCGATCGAGAAGAAGATGCGCCGCTTCGAGGCGGGCGCGCAGGGCACGCACAAGCTGAAGCGCGGCCTGATGCCCTCGCCGATCCACAGCGCGCACTGGCTCCGGCACCCGCGGCTCGCCGCGGCGATCGACGACTACCTGCCGCGCGAGGCGTTCGCGGTGCAACAGGAGATCGAAGAGCTCGCGGCGAGCGGCCCGTTCAAGCGCGGCTGA
- the ilvD gene encoding dihydroxy-acid dehydratase: MSHDDDTTKTKHRSDAIKRGTERAPHRALLRATGVKEEDWGKPFVAVVNSYVDIVPGHVHLQQFGRVVKEAIRAAGMVPFEFNTIGVDDGIAMGHSGMRYSLPSRELIADCVETMIEAHQLDGMICIPNCDKITPGMLMAAARLDVPTVFVSGGAMRAGRTPEGEAINLATVFEGVAQLKAGKTSLQRLQMLEESACPSCGSCSGMFTANSMNCMSEALGLALPFNGSALAGTDERNEIAKRAAFALKDAIERGLTARKVLTLEAFDDAFALDVAMGGSTNTVLHGLAIAREADVDFDLARIDAISKRVPYLCKVAPSGRFHMEDVHRAGGVPAILSELRRLGVLHLDRPVVGASSFGATIESAKILDTEVIRPLENPYTKQGGLAVLYGNLAPEGSVVKTGGIEPSMRKHEGPARVFDGHDEAIAAIHAGEIVAGDVVVIRYEGPAGGPGMREQLEPTSAISGRGLGGSVALITDGRFSGATRGACIGHVAPEAAAGGPIAAVRDGDRIAIDVEARTIELKVDAAEIAARLRALAPREKNVSSRWLRRYAKLVQSASRGAVMGD; encoded by the coding sequence ATGAGCCACGACGACGACACGACGAAGACGAAGCACCGCTCGGACGCGATCAAGCGCGGCACCGAGCGCGCGCCTCACCGCGCGCTGCTGCGCGCGACCGGCGTGAAGGAAGAGGACTGGGGCAAGCCCTTCGTCGCCGTCGTCAACTCGTACGTCGACATCGTGCCCGGCCACGTGCACCTGCAGCAGTTCGGTCGCGTGGTGAAGGAGGCGATCCGCGCCGCCGGCATGGTGCCCTTCGAGTTCAACACCATCGGTGTCGACGACGGCATCGCGATGGGCCACTCGGGCATGCGCTACTCGCTGCCGAGCCGCGAGCTGATCGCCGACTGCGTCGAGACGATGATCGAGGCGCACCAGCTCGACGGCATGATCTGCATCCCCAACTGCGACAAGATCACGCCGGGGATGCTGATGGCGGCGGCGCGTCTCGACGTGCCGACCGTGTTCGTCAGCGGTGGCGCGATGCGCGCGGGACGCACGCCCGAGGGCGAGGCGATCAACCTCGCGACGGTGTTCGAGGGCGTCGCGCAGCTGAAGGCGGGCAAGACCTCGCTGCAGCGGCTGCAGATGCTCGAGGAGAGCGCGTGCCCCTCGTGCGGCTCGTGCAGCGGCATGTTCACCGCGAACTCGATGAACTGCATGAGCGAGGCGCTCGGTCTCGCGCTGCCGTTCAACGGCTCGGCGCTCGCGGGCACCGACGAGCGCAACGAGATCGCGAAGCGCGCCGCGTTCGCGCTGAAGGACGCGATCGAGCGCGGGCTCACGGCGCGCAAGGTGCTGACGCTCGAGGCGTTCGACGATGCGTTCGCGCTCGACGTCGCGATGGGCGGCAGCACGAACACGGTGCTGCACGGCCTCGCGATCGCGCGCGAAGCGGACGTCGACTTCGACCTCGCGCGCATCGACGCGATCTCGAAGCGCGTGCCCTATCTCTGCAAGGTCGCGCCGTCGGGCCGCTTCCACATGGAGGACGTGCACCGCGCCGGCGGAGTGCCCGCGATCCTCTCGGAGCTGCGTCGCCTCGGCGTGCTGCACCTCGATCGTCCGGTGGTCGGCGCGTCGAGCTTCGGCGCGACGATCGAGAGCGCGAAGATCCTCGACACCGAGGTCATTCGTCCGCTCGAGAACCCCTACACGAAGCAGGGCGGGCTCGCGGTGCTCTACGGCAACCTCGCGCCCGAGGGCAGCGTCGTGAAGACCGGCGGCATCGAGCCCTCGATGCGCAAGCACGAGGGCCCGGCGCGCGTGTTCGACGGGCACGACGAGGCGATCGCCGCGATCCACGCGGGCGAGATCGTCGCGGGCGACGTCGTCGTGATCCGCTACGAGGGCCCCGCGGGTGGGCCCGGCATGCGCGAGCAGCTCGAGCCGACGAGCGCGATCAGCGGTCGTGGCCTCGGTGGCTCGGTCGCGCTGATCACCGATGGTCGCTTCAGCGGCGCGACGCGCGGCGCGTGCATCGGTCACGTCGCGCCCGAGGCCGCAGCGGGTGGCCCGATCGCGGCGGTGCGCGACGGCGATCGCATCGCGATCGACGTCGAGGCGCGGACGATCGAGCTGAAGGTGGATGCGGCGGAGATCGCGGCGCGCCTGCGCGCGCTCGCGCCGCGCGAGAAGAACGTGAGCAGTCGCTGGCTGCGTCGCTACGCGAAGCTCGTGCAGAGCGCGAGCCGCGGCGCGGTGATGGGCGATTGA
- the ilvB gene encoding biosynthetic-type acetolactate synthase large subunit, producing MDGSDPSTEVKRGAEAMWEALVAEGVEVVFGYPGGCIMPAYDVMPRYPVRHILCRHEQGAAHMADGYARVSGKVGVAIATSGPGATNLVTGIATAMLDSIPVVFITGQVPSKFIGTDAFQETDITGVTIPITKHNYLVTRAEEVYPILREAFELARSGRPGPVVVDITKDALQNVCAPVAPKPATSSKRPSRAKRGLAPSKPISEHDLDRAAALIASAQRPVILAGHGIVRSGSTELVTQLVEKCDIPVGLTLLGLGGFPATHPHALGMMGMHGEAWVNQAIQEADLLIALGMRFDDRVTGNLATYAKNAKKIHVEIDPAEVDKNVRVDVALIGDLKEVLERLLPRVADKKHAAWNAALGAKRAEVAPIDIVNTPHDGRLFAAHVMHDLYRLTEGKAVVVTDVGQHQMWEAQYYKHDHPRGLVTSGGLGTMGFALPAGIGAAFAAKEKEVWIIAGDGGFQMTAAELSTCVQDGIKVNVAIINNGYLGMVRQWQELFYGGRYVATPIVSPDFVKLADAHGLPGMRVTKREEIPAAVAAARATDKTFVVEFRVEAEDAVYPMVPAGADLHDMIRRPSKNNGGAK from the coding sequence ATGGACGGTTCCGATCCGAGCACCGAAGTGAAGCGCGGCGCCGAGGCCATGTGGGAGGCGCTCGTCGCGGAAGGCGTCGAGGTCGTCTTCGGCTATCCCGGCGGCTGCATCATGCCGGCGTACGACGTGATGCCGCGCTACCCGGTGCGCCACATCCTCTGCCGTCACGAGCAGGGCGCGGCGCACATGGCCGATGGCTACGCGCGCGTCAGCGGCAAAGTCGGCGTCGCGATCGCGACGTCGGGCCCGGGCGCGACCAACCTCGTCACCGGCATCGCCACCGCGATGCTCGACTCGATCCCCGTCGTCTTCATCACGGGTCAGGTCCCCTCGAAGTTCATCGGGACCGACGCGTTCCAGGAGACCGACATCACGGGCGTGACGATCCCGATCACGAAGCACAACTACCTCGTCACGCGCGCGGAGGAGGTCTATCCGATCCTCCGCGAGGCGTTCGAGCTCGCGCGCTCGGGTCGTCCGGGTCCGGTCGTCGTCGACATCACGAAGGACGCGCTGCAGAACGTCTGCGCGCCGGTCGCGCCGAAGCCCGCGACGAGCAGCAAGCGCCCCTCGCGCGCGAAGCGCGGGCTCGCGCCGAGCAAGCCGATCTCGGAGCACGATCTCGATCGCGCCGCGGCGCTGATCGCGAGCGCGCAGCGCCCGGTGATCCTCGCGGGCCACGGCATCGTGCGCTCGGGGTCGACCGAGCTCGTCACGCAGCTCGTCGAGAAGTGCGACATCCCCGTGGGCCTCACGCTGCTCGGCCTCGGCGGCTTCCCCGCGACGCACCCGCACGCGCTCGGGATGATGGGCATGCACGGCGAGGCGTGGGTGAACCAGGCGATCCAGGAGGCGGACCTCCTGATCGCGCTGGGCATGCGCTTCGACGATCGCGTGACCGGCAACCTCGCCACGTACGCGAAGAACGCGAAGAAGATCCACGTCGAGATCGACCCCGCCGAGGTCGACAAGAACGTGCGCGTCGACGTCGCGCTGATCGGCGACCTGAAGGAGGTGCTCGAGCGCCTGCTGCCGCGCGTCGCGGACAAGAAGCACGCGGCGTGGAACGCGGCGCTCGGCGCGAAGCGCGCCGAGGTCGCGCCGATCGACATCGTGAACACGCCGCACGACGGGCGTCTCTTCGCCGCGCACGTGATGCACGACCTCTATCGCCTCACCGAGGGCAAGGCCGTGGTCGTGACCGACGTCGGCCAGCATCAGATGTGGGAGGCGCAGTACTACAAGCACGATCACCCGCGCGGGCTCGTGACCTCGGGCGGCCTCGGCACGATGGGCTTCGCGCTGCCCGCCGGCATCGGCGCGGCGTTCGCGGCGAAGGAGAAGGAAGTCTGGATCATCGCCGGCGACGGCGGCTTCCAGATGACCGCGGCCGAGCTCAGCACCTGCGTGCAGGACGGCATCAAGGTCAACGTCGCGATCATCAACAACGGCTACCTCGGCATGGTCCGACAGTGGCAGGAGCTCTTCTACGGCGGGCGCTACGTCGCGACGCCGATCGTGAGCCCCGACTTCGTGAAGCTCGCCGATGCGCACGGCCTTCCCGGCATGCGCGTGACGAAGCGCGAAGAGATCCCGGCGGCCGTCGCCGCGGCGCGCGCGACCGACAAGACGTTCGTCGTCGAGTTCCGCGTGGAGGCCGAGGACGCGGTCTATCCGATGGTCCCGGCCGGCGCGGATCTGCACGACATGATCCGCCGTCCCAGCAAGAACAACGGAGGCGCGAAGTGA
- the ilvN gene encoding acetolactate synthase small subunit — MSDRVSLRTFVVLVEDVPGVLNRVASLFRRRNFNIESLSVGKSHEPGISRMTIVVRGDDRMGRLVEANLYKVVDVVRVDDITHRPNVSRDIALVRVRATPADRAAILQVCSVFRARVVDVALDSMMIECTGTEDKIRGLVTLLEPFGVLEMVQAGSIAMTRGASAQSASAQSDAVEIDSGDDDDVDLTDEAA; from the coding sequence GTGAGCGATCGTGTGTCCCTGCGGACGTTCGTGGTGTTGGTCGAAGACGTGCCGGGCGTGCTGAATCGCGTCGCGTCGCTCTTCCGCCGCCGCAACTTCAACATCGAGTCGCTCAGCGTCGGGAAGAGCCACGAGCCGGGCATCTCGCGCATGACGATCGTGGTGCGCGGTGACGACCGCATGGGACGCCTGGTCGAGGCGAACCTCTACAAGGTCGTCGACGTCGTCCGCGTCGACGACATCACGCACCGCCCGAACGTCTCGCGCGACATCGCGCTGGTGCGCGTGCGCGCGACGCCCGCGGATCGCGCCGCGATCCTGCAGGTCTGCAGCGTGTTCCGCGCGCGCGTCGTCGACGTCGCGCTGGACTCGATGATGATCGAGTGCACGGGCACCGAGGACAAGATCCGCGGGCTCGTGACGCTGCTCGAGCCGTTCGGCGTGCTCGAGATGGTGCAGGCCGGATCGATCGCGATGACGCGCGGTGCCTCTGCGCAGAGTGCGAGCGCACAGAGCGACGCGGTCGAGATCGATTCGGGAGACGACGACGACGTCGATCTCACCGACGAAGCCGCCTGA